In a genomic window of Epinephelus fuscoguttatus linkage group LG23, E.fuscoguttatus.final_Chr_v1:
- the LOC125884104 gene encoding uncharacterized protein LOC125884104: MAAATGLYGLMLKTMFGGSRQICERALWIRKKRRKKINVLMMALCGAMAATSVQRSMWMRCRSQEWWDRDVTGFTDQDFFQNFRMSRNTFHYICQRLSSRLSRRDMSFRRSISLRMWLWLATGTGYRTLANLFGIAKSSVCSIVHDFCKAVHHVLMPDYIKLPQGDDLQEMLQGFRQSFTNIYTGWPGSVHDARVLKNSRIYTMAERGELFPADTEEINGVQVPIMLLGDPAYPLRTWLLKGYTDSGALTDQQRYFNEQHSRARMTVECAFGRLKGDGGASVSAWMWTFPLSPPS, encoded by the exons ATGGCAGCGGCAACAGGACTTTATGGTCTTATGTTAAAAACAATGTTTGGCGGCAGCCGGCAAATTTGTGAGCGGGCGCTATGGataaggaagaagaggagaaagaaaatcaATGTTTTAATGATGGCTTTGTGCGGAGCAATGGCTGCAACATCCGTACAGAGGAGTATGTGGATGCGCTGTCGGAGCCAGGAGTGGTGGGATCGGGATGTGACTGGTTTCACAGATCAGGATTTCTTCCAGAACTTCAGAATGTCGAGGAATACCTTTCACTACATTTGTCAGCGCCTGTCCTCGAGACTGTCGAGGCGAGATATGTCGTTCAGGAGATCCATCTCCTTGAGAATGTGGTTGTGGTTAGCAACAGGGACGGGTTACCGCACCTTGGCCAACCTGTTTGGCATCGCCAAGTCCTCCGTTTGTTCTATTGTCCATGACTTTTGCAAAGCTGTTCATCATGTCCTCATGCCTGACTACATTAAACTACCCCAGGGAGACGATCTCCAGGAGATGCTGCAGGGCTTCAGACAGAG TTTCACCAACATCTACACTGGATGGCCTGGAAGCGTTCACGACGCCAGGGTTCTCAAGAACTCCAGGATCTACACAATGGCAGAGAGAGGGGAGCTTTTTCCAGCG GACACTGAAGAGATCAATGGTGTCCAAGTCCCAATAATGCTGCTTGGTGATCCTGCATACCCCCTGCGAACCTGGCTGCTCAAAGGATACACGGACTCCGGGGCTCTGACAGATCAGCAAAGATATTTCAACGAGCAACACAGCAGGGCAAGAATGACAGTTGAATGTGCCTTTGGGCGACTTAAGGGCGATGGAGGTGCCTCGGTAAGCGCCTGGATGTGGACATTTCCTCTGTCCCCACCATCATAA
- the LOC125883465 gene encoding zinc finger and SCAN domain-containing protein 20-like, with the protein MEDSMDAGGQWRDSEVLDLIGIWGDTSVQAKLEGSYRNRSVFEEISKEMSKRGHRRTWLQCQRKVKSLKAKYKEAKDSNQRSGRGRATCPFYEELERILGDKPSVQPLELLDSSVAVTEDEPETPESETSSAGTDADTGESLLSTSCVSGDASSPQQSTETCEKATAATKSSESFSTPTIQQTFR; encoded by the exons atggaggaCAGCATGGATGCAGGCGGCCAGTGGAGAGATAGTGAGGTTTTAGACCTCATAGGTATTTGGGGGGACACCTCGGTCCAAGCAAAACTTGAAGGTTCTTACCGTAACAGGTCTGTTTTTGAAGAAATTTCTAAAGAAATGTCCAAACGGGGCCATAGAAGGACCTGGTTGCAGTGCCAGCGCAAAGTGAAAAGCCTGAAGGCTAAATATAAAGAGGCTAAAGATTCAAACCAACGTAGCGGCCGTGGTCGTGCCACTTGCCCGTTTTATGAAGAGCTCGAACGTATTTTAGGAGACAAGCCGAGCGTTCAGCCACTGGAACTGCTAGATAGCTCTGTGGCTGTAACCGAAGACGAGCCTGAAACTCCAGAGAGTGAAACAAGTTCAGCTGGCACAGACGCCGACACAG GAGAGTCACTCCTCTCTACATCCTGTGTGTCTGGTGACGCCTCATCACCTCAGCAGAGTACAGAGACCTGTGAGAAGGCCACAGCAGCCACCAAGTCATCTGAAA GTTTCAGCACACCCACCATTCAGCAGACCTTCAGGTGA